One Alcanivorax sp. REN37 genomic window, AACCCGCGTCATTAGCTTGGAAGGCTAAGGTTCTACCATTGAACTACACCCGCCTGCTCTAGTGCCCGGCATATCGGTCGGCACACGGAGGTGTTCAAAACAACCTTCCTGCATCCCGCCACTACTTCCCTGCCTGGGCGGCCGGCATCCTAGGACACCTTGGCCAACTTTTGAAGAGGGAGCATCAAACTCAACCTTCTTCATGATCAGCTACCTTGCCGATCACCTGTAATTGGTGGAGGGGGCTGGATTCGAACCAGCGAAGCTCGCGCGTCAGATTTACAGTCTGATCCCTTTAGCCACTCGGGAACCCCTCCCAAAAAGGGCCACCATTCTGTTTTTGGTGGCGAGGTTTGTCAACCTCTTTTCAACCTATTTTCAACCTATTTTCAAGGAATTGCAGCCGGGCCGAGAAACACCCCCTGCAACCCTGAAGCAAGCTGGAGCTGGCGAGAGGAATCGAACCCCCGACCTACTGATTACAAATCAGCTGCTCTACCTACTGAGCTACGCCAGCATTGCGGCGCGCATTGTAGTGAAACGGACTGCTGCCGGCAAACACTTCCGTCGATTGGCTCAATCTTCCCCACAGGAGGCGCGCGACAGCCGGACCGGCGGCACCGCCGCTAACTGTAGTCGGCCAGCACCCACCGCATCACCCGGCAAGAAATACCAGTACTCGGTTAGCTCGCGCACGGTCGGTCTCATCTCCACCGCATGACCGGCGCTGCGTAGCGTCATGGCCAACCCGCGAGCAGACTCTTCGCTGCTGAAATACCCAAATGAGATGGCGCCGGCGTCGTCGCCATCGCTGACCAGAAAACTATCGACCCCCTGCGCCTGCAACTCTTTCAGCTGCGCCACCACCTGCTCACGAGGCGTGTCAGACGCCGCCAGGTAGACCCAGTGCAGCCCTTCTTTACGTACCTTCACCGACTGCAACCAGCCGTCCGCGTCCGCCGCCATCGCCTGCCGCCACCACCCGCGGGCCTGCTGCGCATCCGGCCACGGGCCGGCCACCCAGCACCACTGCGCTTGCGGCTCGGCATCTCCCGGCGCGGACACCACCGACTCTGGCGCTTCAGTGAGCAAGCGCAGCGTGGGCAGATCAGTAGTGGACTGCTGAGCCATCGATATCGCTGCGGGTGCTGGGCGCCACAAGTTCCAG contains:
- a CDS encoding SPOR domain-containing protein; protein product: MAQQSTTDLPTLRLLTEAPESVVSAPGDAEPQAQWCWVAGPWPDAQQARGWWRQAMAADADGWLQSVKVRKEGLHWVYLAASDTPREQVVAQLKELQAQGVDSFLVSDGDDAGAISFGYFSSEESARGLAMTLRSAGHAVEMRPTVRELTEYWYFLPGDAVGAGRLQLAAVPPVRLSRASCGED